In Rubidibacter lacunae KORDI 51-2, one genomic interval encodes:
- a CDS encoding DUF1997 domain-containing protein, translating to MESSSLERQSNYVQHKREDVPAAATDTPFAPVRAPFHFHHHCGGTMAMNADVESVADYLNAHAGWFVRCARPMAAEPLSDRGYALTIGRFGAFGYEVEPKIGIELMPPEGCCYRMQTVPIPGYLLQGYNVDYRATLEIQQSPDAGCTHVDWTLDLGVAVHFPGFIHRLPRKLIQNTGDRLLSQIVRQVSRRLTRKVQEDFHSRLNASLPDGEHPLET from the coding sequence ATGGAGTCTTCTTCGCTCGAACGGCAATCAAACTACGTCCAGCACAAACGCGAAGACGTTCCTGCGGCTGCAACCGACACTCCCTTTGCACCCGTACGCGCACCCTTTCACTTTCATCACCACTGTGGGGGTACCATGGCGATGAATGCAGACGTGGAGAGCGTTGCAGATTACCTCAACGCTCACGCTGGCTGGTTCGTGCGTTGCGCGCGGCCGATGGCAGCCGAACCCTTAAGCGATCGCGGGTACGCCCTGACAATTGGTCGCTTTGGTGCCTTTGGCTACGAGGTCGAACCAAAGATTGGCATCGAGCTAATGCCTCCGGAGGGTTGCTGCTACCGGATGCAAACGGTCCCGATTCCTGGCTACCTCCTGCAGGGCTACAACGTAGATTACCGCGCAACATTGGAAATCCAGCAGTCACCCGATGCAGGCTGTACCCACGTCGATTGGACCCTCGATTTGGGCGTGGCGGTTCACTTCCCAGGATTCATCCACCGCTTGCCGCGCAAGCTGATTCAGAACACGGGCGATCGCCTGTTGAGTCAGATCGTCCGGCAGGTATCGCGTCGCCTGACGCGCAAGGTGCAAGAAGATTTCCACTCGCGCCTAAATGCATCGCTGCCCGACGGCGAACATCCTCTTGAAACCTGA